A region of Acinetobacter sp. WCHA45 DNA encodes the following proteins:
- the cadR gene encoding Cd(II)/Pb(II)-responsive transcriptional regulator: MHLKIGELSKKTSCSVLTIRFYEKEGLIPEPERTEGNYRLYDVGYVERIKFILNCRTLNMSLNEIRQLLTYKDKPEKNCSDVNELIDLHVSAIRENIIKQQKLIEQLSDLRGTCDGLCTIDQCGVLKNLA; encoded by the coding sequence ATGCATTTAAAAATTGGTGAACTCTCTAAAAAAACCTCATGTTCAGTATTAACAATTAGGTTTTATGAAAAGGAAGGTTTAATTCCGGAACCGGAAAGAACGGAAGGAAATTACCGCCTTTACGATGTAGGCTATGTTGAGCGAATTAAATTTATTTTGAATTGCCGAACTTTAAATATGAGTTTGAATGAAATTCGTCAATTACTTACCTATAAAGACAAACCTGAGAAAAATTGTTCAGATGTGAATGAATTAATTGACTTACATGTCAGTGCTATCAGAGAAAATATAATCAAGCAACAAAAGCTTATTGAACAACTATCTGATTTAAGAGGTACTTGTGATGGTTTATGTACAATTGACCAATGTGGAGTTTTAAAAAATCTAGCTTGA
- a CDS encoding IS4 family transposase codes for MSHQNTVFHQLLKPILRQDFERLAKLHHSGQKLRSATRWDQFVAILMSQLSCRQSLRDIQSNLESQQEKLYHLGAKRIARSTLARLNEEQPASLYQQLFTQLLQRCENSKTAHKFRFKNPLYSLDASHIDLSLSLCAWAKVHESKASIKLSVGLNHSNTIPEFVALGDGIENDMVQGRAFKFPAGSIIVFDKGYVDYQWFAQLTLQNVSFVTRLRPKTVYQVKSSRSVLETKGIIADECIELSSAHAKKRGAPELLRRIEFYDTDKKRTFEFLSNNFHLAASTIAAIYKDRWKIELFFKAIKQNLKLKSFLGRSRNAIQTQIWIALIAYLLVNFAKHMAQEGWSVQRLLRIIQVNLFERKLLRSLFVPDKKWRKQEEPQLRFFL; via the coding sequence TTGTCACATCAGAATACCGTATTTCATCAATTACTCAAACCCATTCTAAGACAAGATTTTGAACGTCTGGCTAAACTGCATCACTCTGGGCAAAAATTAAGATCAGCCACCCGCTGGGATCAGTTTGTTGCCATATTGATGTCCCAACTTTCTTGTCGGCAAAGCTTAAGAGACATTCAATCCAATCTCGAATCCCAGCAGGAAAAGCTTTATCATCTTGGCGCGAAGAGAATTGCGCGAAGCACCTTAGCAAGACTCAACGAAGAACAGCCCGCCAGCCTGTATCAGCAATTGTTCACACAGCTGCTTCAGCGCTGTGAAAACTCTAAAACTGCACATAAATTTAGATTCAAAAATCCGCTGTATTCACTAGATGCCAGTCATATTGATCTTTCACTGTCATTGTGCGCATGGGCAAAAGTGCATGAATCCAAAGCCAGTATTAAACTCAGTGTTGGCTTAAATCACAGCAATACCATTCCTGAATTTGTAGCGCTTGGGGATGGTATTGAAAATGATATGGTGCAAGGCAGAGCATTTAAATTTCCTGCTGGCAGCATTATCGTCTTTGATAAAGGATATGTTGATTATCAATGGTTTGCTCAGTTGACACTTCAGAACGTCAGCTTTGTAACCCGGCTACGCCCAAAGACAGTTTATCAAGTTAAATCAAGCCGCAGCGTATTAGAGACTAAAGGGATTATTGCGGATGAATGTATTGAATTGAGCAGTGCGCATGCCAAGAAAAGAGGCGCACCTGAATTATTAAGACGTATAGAGTTTTATGATACAGATAAGAAAAGAACATTCGAATTTCTGAGCAACAACTTTCATCTGGCAGCATCCACCATTGCTGCAATTTATAAAGATCGCTGGAAGATTGAGTTATTCTTTAAAGCCATCAAGCAGAATTTAAAACTGAAGTCATTTCTAGGTCGAAGCCGCAATGCGATACAAACGCAAATATGGATTGCATTAATTGCCTATTTGCTGGTGAACTTCGCTAAACACATGGCACAAGAAGGATGGAGTGTTCAGCGTTTACTGAGAATTATTCAGGTCAATTTATTTGAAAGGAAACTTTTAAGGTCACTCTTTGTGCCTGATAAAAAATGGCGAAAACAAGAAGAACCTCAATTGAGGTTCTTCTTGTGA
- a CDS encoding helix-turn-helix domain-containing protein, whose translation MAKTLQELLASRSPESQARIQKMADELLLENQLHLIREELEISQKELAETLGIKQPSLSAIENRGNDLKISTMKKYVEAMGGKLRIDVELPTGKHIGFNV comes from the coding sequence ATGGCTAAGACTCTGCAAGAATTGTTAGCTAGCCGCTCTCCAGAGAGCCAAGCCCGTATTCAAAAAATGGCTGATGAATTACTGCTAGAAAATCAGCTTCATCTTATTCGTGAAGAACTCGAAATTTCTCAAAAAGAGCTTGCTGAAACTTTGGGAATAAAACAGCCATCGCTTTCAGCAATAGAAAATCGTGGCAATGATCTTAAGATTTCAACCATGAAAAAGTATGTTGAGGCAATGGGTGGGAAGCTCCGTATTGATGTAGAGCTTCCAACAGGAAAACATATAGGATTCAACGTTTAA
- a CDS encoding type II toxin-antitoxin system RelE/ParE family toxin, whose amino-acid sequence MWTVITTDLFNQWLEQQDEPTQEKVLAALVVLQQQVPSLGRPLVDTVYESKFTNMKELRVQHRGRPLRAFFAFDPLRQAIVLCIADKGGKKRFYKEMLDIADQQYELHLSTLGDKSNG is encoded by the coding sequence ATGTGGACAGTCATTACGACAGATCTATTTAATCAGTGGCTTGAACAGCAAGATGAACCTACACAAGAGAAGGTCCTAGCTGCCCTGGTTGTTCTACAGCAGCAGGTACCGAGTTTAGGCCGTCCTTTAGTAGATACTGTGTATGAGTCTAAATTTACCAATATGAAAGAACTGCGTGTTCAACATCGCGGTAGACCCTTAAGAGCTTTCTTCGCATTTGATCCCTTACGACAGGCTATTGTTCTATGTATTGCTGATAAAGGCGGTAAAAAGCGTTTTTATAAAGAGATGTTAGATATTGCCGATCAGCAGTACGAACTTCATCTTTCAACTTTAGGAGATAAATCTAATGGCTAA
- a CDS encoding HNH endonuclease signature motif containing protein — MGSTRLLTNIIQRKVMLPEEMSPSMQRDNFEVTLTDFEKHPIIKCLFKADNQRSTECWSVQEIANFIEDCTEDQNINLCILYWKDIHSNIYIIDGAHRLSCIYAWINRYFADEQVPQAPNFNDQQKQDIRYLRNYLGDLADFQKICTDAEFAEKKSKLGDIKISFRQVLGTPEDARRVFQSINSDTKRLDKYEEYHLRSRGSDAYYAIYACCYINDNKSNLEELQYTRLNELIELGERIHQLLFSTILLDNEMSHGKKIGLVNELMNIIAGDQIHNIMSLNQGERVENLMSHLLTILCRIATPVKNAGVPSLGLHPYLYFYKDQRFQITSFLAWFSIVYEIHESRMQIHHRKISFKDFTRVRRSIEFLIANFPVATTETVGKFGSGIKGYDRLQIVYKAFICLSLEMEVDFDDEECLNTFILSMSKAFKYINFNEFYVERFLGGYDDAVVKHVVGYVESISPISRSKPKAFSALTKSLLKHNFLVGNHNFCLICDGLIYLDSTESDHRIAKAVGGQGVLENGLLVHPICNRMKSDLSLEEIRADLFGELLY; from the coding sequence ATGGGTTCTACACGACTATTGACCAATATTATTCAGCGTAAAGTCATGTTGCCAGAAGAAATGTCACCTTCAATGCAGCGTGACAATTTTGAAGTGACACTGACTGATTTTGAAAAGCATCCAATCATCAAATGTTTATTTAAGGCGGATAACCAGCGTTCTACGGAATGTTGGAGCGTGCAAGAAATTGCAAACTTTATTGAGGATTGCACAGAAGATCAAAACATCAATTTATGCATTTTGTATTGGAAAGATATACACAGCAATATTTACATTATTGATGGAGCACATCGTCTTTCCTGTATCTATGCGTGGATCAATAGATATTTTGCGGATGAGCAAGTCCCTCAAGCACCTAATTTCAATGATCAACAAAAACAAGATATTCGTTACCTCCGCAATTATTTAGGAGATCTTGCTGATTTTCAAAAAATTTGTACTGATGCCGAATTTGCAGAAAAAAAATCGAAATTAGGCGATATTAAAATCAGTTTCCGGCAGGTACTGGGGACCCCGGAAGATGCGCGACGGGTATTTCAATCGATTAACTCAGATACTAAACGTCTAGATAAATATGAGGAATATCATCTCAGAAGTCGCGGTAGTGACGCGTATTATGCGATCTATGCCTGTTGTTATATCAATGACAATAAATCTAACTTGGAAGAGCTCCAATATACACGTTTAAATGAGCTGATTGAGTTAGGGGAGAGGATCCATCAGCTCCTTTTTTCGACCATTTTATTAGACAATGAAATGAGTCATGGCAAAAAAATTGGCCTGGTCAATGAGCTGATGAATATCATTGCGGGTGATCAGATTCATAATATTATGAGTCTGAATCAGGGGGAGCGCGTTGAAAACCTAATGTCGCATCTGTTGACCATTCTTTGCAGAATAGCGACGCCTGTAAAAAATGCTGGGGTTCCGAGTTTGGGCTTACATCCATACTTATATTTTTATAAGGATCAGCGTTTTCAGATTACTTCTTTTCTTGCATGGTTTTCAATTGTGTATGAAATTCATGAAAGCCGCATGCAGATTCATCATCGAAAGATTAGTTTCAAGGACTTCACCCGGGTACGCCGTAGTATTGAGTTCTTGATCGCCAATTTCCCCGTGGCGACCACCGAAACGGTCGGCAAGTTCGGCAGTGGTATCAAGGGCTATGATCGGCTACAAATTGTCTATAAAGCCTTTATTTGCTTAAGCTTGGAAATGGAGGTTGATTTTGATGATGAGGAATGCCTGAATACCTTTATTCTGTCCATGTCTAAGGCCTTCAAGTACATAAACTTTAACGAGTTTTATGTCGAAAGATTTTTGGGTGGTTATGATGATGCAGTCGTCAAGCATGTGGTGGGATATGTGGAGTCGATTAGTCCAATTTCTCGGTCAAAGCCCAAGGCCTTTTCGGCATTAACCAAGAGTCTGCTTAAGCACAATTTTCTGGTGGGTAATCATAACTTTTGCCTCATTTGTGATGGATTGATCTATCTTGATTCTACTGAATCGGATCATCGGATTGCCAAAGCCGTAGGTGGGCAAGGTGTTCTAGAGAATGGTCTGCTGGTTCATCCCATCTGTAATAGAATGAAATCAGATCTGAGTCTGGAAGAGATTAGAGCGGATTTGTTTGGTGAATTACTGTATTAA
- a CDS encoding ATP-binding protein gives MRSANIRRDGYLKFLNTWQDRDVIKVLSGVRRSGKSTLLAMFQQDLKAQGVQAENIIAINFEFMEFEELTDYRKLHDYVLSKVDKSKKNYVFLDEIQHVTNFEKVVDSLYVRDYIDLYITGSNAFFLSGELATLLTGRYIEQHVLPLSFQEFKQWHIENNPIIQQLSNRDLYAMYTRSSFPYTLAMTSQQETYDYLQAVYASVMFKDVIPRLNTADINSLERVTRYLASVTGSAISINKIKNTFVSSGVKISFETVKRYIQGLQDSLLFYSAAQFKVRGRELLQSSEKYYLVDVGLRRIMLPDANADQGHILENVIYLELVRRGYTVYVGRVDEYEIDFVAVDTLQNLTYYQVALETLNEETLSRELRPLQKISDSYPKYLLTLDTIGAEANYNGIVKMSALDWLLSENK, from the coding sequence ATGAGAAGCGCTAATATTCGACGTGATGGCTACTTAAAATTTCTGAATACATGGCAAGACCGTGATGTCATTAAAGTACTTTCAGGTGTGCGTCGCTCTGGAAAATCCACCTTATTGGCGATGTTTCAACAAGACCTAAAAGCACAGGGTGTACAAGCCGAAAACATCATTGCCATCAACTTCGAATTTATGGAATTTGAAGAACTCACCGATTACCGTAAACTACATGATTATGTATTGTCCAAAGTTGATAAAAGTAAAAAAAACTATGTTTTTTTAGATGAAATACAACATGTTACAAATTTTGAGAAAGTAGTCGACTCTTTATATGTTCGGGATTATATCGATTTATATATTACAGGCTCAAATGCATTCTTTCTAAGTGGAGAACTTGCGACTTTACTTACAGGACGCTATATAGAGCAACATGTTTTACCCCTTTCATTCCAAGAATTTAAACAGTGGCATATTGAAAATAATCCGATCATCCAACAATTATCAAATCGTGATTTGTATGCCATGTATACGCGCAGTAGTTTCCCTTATACGCTTGCCATGACTAGCCAGCAGGAAACTTATGATTACTTGCAAGCGGTCTATGCCAGTGTAATGTTTAAAGATGTTATTCCACGTTTGAATACTGCCGATATTAACTCTCTCGAGCGTGTCACAAGATATTTGGCAAGCGTGACAGGCTCAGCTATTTCCATCAATAAAATTAAAAATACCTTTGTTTCAAGCGGGGTTAAAATCTCATTTGAAACAGTAAAACGCTATATTCAGGGCTTACAGGACAGTTTGTTATTTTATAGTGCCGCACAATTTAAAGTACGCGGGCGTGAGTTATTACAATCCTCTGAAAAATACTATTTAGTTGATGTCGGATTGCGCCGGATTATGTTGCCTGATGCTAATGCTGATCAAGGTCATATCTTAGAAAATGTGATTTATCTTGAGCTTGTCAGACGAGGTTATACGGTCTATGTAGGGCGGGTTGATGAATATGAAATTGATTTTGTTGCTGTCGATACTTTACAGAATTTAACTTATTATCAGGTGGCATTAGAAACGCTCAATGAGGAGACACTCAGCCGAGAGTTACGTCCATTACAGAAAATTTCTGATTCGTATCCCAAATATTTACTTACCTTAGACACGATAGGGGCTGAAGCAAATTATAATGGTATTGTAAAAATGAGTGCTCTCGATTGGTTGCTATCTGAAAATAAGTAA
- a CDS encoding DUF4236 domain-containing protein, which yields MGFRFRKSIKLFPGFKINLTHKGISSASIGKPGASLNIGKKGTRTSVGIPGTGLSYSKHQPYSKKTRVPQPTSLEHTEYNPQNLEQPKTKIWPWIIFGILCFMVGAVIF from the coding sequence ATGGGTTTTAGATTTCGTAAAAGTATTAAATTATTCCCGGGTTTTAAAATTAATCTGACCCATAAAGGCATCAGCAGTGCCAGCATTGGCAAACCTGGTGCTTCTCTAAATATTGGAAAAAAAGGTACGCGAACCAGTGTCGGCATTCCAGGTACGGGACTATCTTACTCTAAACACCAACCTTACTCTAAAAAGACCCGTGTTCCACAACCGACATCGCTAGAACACACGGAATATAATCCTCAGAATTTAGAACAACCGAAGACAAAGATCTGGCCTTGGATTATTTTTGGAATATTGTGTTTTATGGTGGGTGCCGTCATTTTTTAG
- a CDS encoding WYL domain-containing protein: MTTDKHEVLLRMRAIELLAYWEGRLVTNRLMSWFGLSRQQASADIKRYNTLYNPDALIHDPSVKGYVPKASFQPVLTTAHINEYLNMLSGLVSESHALIAMPEPNLAAVQLPDRSVRPEVIREVLRACRNQNTLKMIYASMQNPQWHERIISPHTLVYTGFRWHVRAYCHQSKQFKDFLLSRIDRTPVVVAIESVDPAQDQQWHEEIVLTLIPNPKLNEAQKALVEKDFGMPDGRLQIPVKKALAHYTLQRYQAAITLAEAEDALKYTLVLQGSDIEKLSSYLFDQAS, from the coding sequence ATGACGACAGATAAGCATGAAGTCCTTCTCAGAATGAGAGCCATTGAACTCCTTGCATACTGGGAAGGTCGTTTGGTTACCAATCGTTTGATGAGCTGGTTTGGACTTAGTCGACAGCAGGCTTCTGCGGATATCAAGCGCTATAATACGCTGTATAACCCCGATGCCTTGATTCATGACCCCTCCGTCAAGGGTTATGTGCCTAAAGCCAGCTTCCAGCCTGTACTGACTACAGCGCATATCAATGAATATCTCAATATGCTCTCGGGCTTGGTCAGTGAATCGCATGCCCTGATTGCGATGCCAGAACCGAATCTTGCAGCAGTTCAATTACCTGATCGCAGTGTACGTCCTGAAGTGATTCGGGAAGTTTTGCGTGCCTGCCGAAACCAAAACACTTTAAAAATGATTTATGCCTCGATGCAGAATCCGCAGTGGCATGAACGCATCATTTCCCCACACACCCTGGTGTATACCGGTTTTCGCTGGCATGTCCGTGCCTATTGCCATCAGAGCAAGCAGTTTAAGGACTTTTTACTCTCCAGAATTGATCGCACACCTGTTGTGGTGGCGATTGAGTCAGTAGACCCTGCTCAGGATCAGCAATGGCATGAAGAAATTGTACTGACGCTGATCCCTAATCCAAAATTGAATGAAGCTCAAAAAGCGCTGGTCGAAAAAGACTTCGGCATGCCTGATGGCAGATTACAGATTCCGGTGAAAAAAGCCTTGGCTCACTACACCTTGCAGCGCTATCAGGCCGCGATCACGCTGGCTGAGGCGGAAGATGCCTTGAAATATACCTTAGTGTTACAAGGTTCAGATATCGAAAAGCTGTCGTCTTACCTGTTTGATCAAGCTTCATAG
- a CDS encoding DUF1819 family protein, protein MLEQFHYDSDLIGGSLMVRESRLIADLLLREATPEQWYQAIQVDNILQKRTPASAQRNATAIRKRLERLEPDFWKALRDGDDELATQVAFCGALERNLLLLEFMETVMRDAYISQAQYLDSYIWSDFLDERSQRDPDICDWKESSKKKMGQVVFRMLAEAGYLKSTRKLELQRVIVRAELRSLLEEHYKQRIKRSMEVSVWTR, encoded by the coding sequence ATGTTAGAACAATTTCATTATGACAGTGACCTAATTGGTGGCTCACTGATGGTACGTGAAAGCCGGCTGATCGCGGATCTGTTATTACGAGAGGCGACTCCAGAACAATGGTATCAGGCAATTCAGGTTGACAATATTCTGCAAAAAAGAACGCCTGCTTCAGCTCAACGCAATGCCACCGCTATTCGTAAGCGTCTGGAGCGCTTGGAGCCTGATTTCTGGAAAGCACTACGTGATGGGGATGATGAGCTGGCGACCCAGGTGGCTTTTTGTGGCGCACTGGAACGCAACCTGTTGCTGCTTGAGTTTATGGAAACGGTGATGAGGGATGCCTATATCTCTCAGGCGCAATACTTGGACAGTTATATCTGGTCAGATTTTTTGGATGAACGCTCACAACGTGATCCGGATATCTGTGATTGGAAAGAGTCCAGCAAGAAAAAAATGGGGCAGGTGGTGTTTCGCATGCTGGCAGAAGCCGGTTACTTAAAAAGTACCCGTAAGCTGGAGTTGCAGCGCGTGATCGTCAGAGCAGAGCTGCGTAGCCTGTTGGAAGAACATTATAAACAACGCATTAAAAGATCTATGGAAGTGTCGGTATGGACGCGTTAG
- a CDS encoding DUF1788 domain-containing protein encodes MSQTIHERLNQIPERILSTEFLTGQGLGNEIGFWIFDYAPEDELKVREYLHFLDGMLEKKHSQLKVVNINLLQAVVDYLAERNFIDKAIQMQKAKGDEALLKALKGPLHMDKFAPYLVSKYATNAQDIVLMTGVGSVWPLLRAHHLLNSLHSLLGHKPVVLFYPGYYDGQAMSLFGKIPSNNYYRAFRLVP; translated from the coding sequence ATGAGTCAAACAATACATGAGCGTCTGAACCAGATTCCAGAGCGAATTCTTTCCACTGAGTTTCTCACTGGACAAGGATTGGGCAATGAAATTGGCTTCTGGATTTTTGATTATGCACCTGAAGATGAGTTGAAGGTGCGCGAATATCTGCATTTTCTAGACGGGATGCTGGAGAAAAAACACAGTCAGCTGAAGGTGGTGAATATCAACCTGCTGCAAGCCGTGGTGGATTATCTGGCTGAGCGTAACTTCATCGATAAAGCCATTCAAATGCAAAAAGCCAAAGGCGATGAAGCGCTGCTCAAAGCCTTAAAGGGCCCACTGCATATGGATAAGTTCGCGCCCTATCTGGTGAGTAAATATGCCACCAATGCGCAAGATATTGTGTTGATGACTGGGGTAGGGTCGGTTTGGCCACTGTTACGTGCCCATCACTTATTGAATAGTTTGCATTCGTTACTGGGACATAAGCCAGTGGTGCTGTTTTATCCAGGCTATTACGACGGTCAAGCTATGAGTTTATTTGGAAAGATTCCAAGCAACAATTACTACAGAGCATTCAGATTAGTGCCTTAA